GGATACGAAAAGTCTATGGCTTTTTATCCTTTCCCACAGCCTGATGAGGAAGCCCTCAAGACGGAGAGCATTGAGATACCCGTGCAGATAAACGGAAAGCTAAGAGCTGTTATAAAGATCCCTGTAGAAGCGGATGAGGAAACGGTAAAGTCCATTGCTCTCTCTGAGGAGAAGGTAAGAAAGTTTTTAAACGGCAAAGAGATCAAAAAAGTCATCTATGTGAAAAACAAACTTCTTAATCTGGTGGTCAAGGATGGATGAGCTTTTTCTAAGAGCTTCCTTTTAGCTCCTTTTTTAAATCTCTACTCATGGCTTCTTCGTAAGTGTAAGGGCATTTTTCAGGAATGTTAAACTTTTCAGGGTCGTAGTCGTTATCTTCAAGCCAATACTCAAGTTCTCGTCTGGCATGCTTCCATGCGGTAGTCAACTCAAGAGGCAACTTGCTTCTCAAACTGGGATACATATCAAACACCTTTAATATCTCCTTTCTTGCGTTTCTGATGCTCTTTATCCAAGTCGAGCCTACATCTTCACCACCTGCCAAGTTTTTAAAGTTATCCCACTTGTAAAGGTGCTCCAAAATGACCGCCAAGTAGCTTATGCACGCTTTGAGGTCAGACCTCCCCATATCCTCTATCTCCTCTAAGAGGTTCTCCCAGTCTACGAGGTCATAAGCTTTCTCCTTAAGAAGCTGCAGGTTTATCTCAACCCAAAGTGGAAAGTCCTTATCATACAGCTCCTTTAGCTCTTCCTTACTAAGCGTCCTCATAGTGTAAAATATATGCAATAAGATGGATAGTATTTTAGCCTGGCTTTTCTTCTTGGGAAAACTCCTTTTGCTGATGCTGCTGCTAGGTATTCCACTAATTTTGATCATAGTATTCTTAGCCAATGCAGTTTATAAAAGGATCTCTCCCAAATACGAGGAATTCAGAGAAAAGAGAATGAAGGAGCTTAAAGATAAAGATCAATCAAAGCCATAGCTCTCAAACTCATCCCAAGATTTAGATGAGCTTTTTCCGCTCCAAGGCTTTTTACCGTAGAATATAGAGCCTTCATCTTTAATGTGGTCAAAGGTGGTATTTATAAAGCTCACCTTCCTGAGGTCCGCATGTGATACATTAACGCTTTTTAGCAGTGCATCCTCAAATGTGGAGGATTTGACAAAAGACCTTTCAAAGGAGGAGTTGGATATAATGGTTTTCCTGAACTCACCGTCAGGTATCTGGCAATCGGAGAGGTCGCATCCATCTATAAGGCACTCTTGAAAACGCACCTGCCCCATAAAAGCTCCGAAAAAGGAAGATTTAGTAAGAGTACACTTTATAAACTTTGCTCTCTGAAGGTTGGCATGGTTGAAAGTGCATTCTTCAAGTATGCAGTTTTCAAAAACCGCTTCCCCCAGAAAGCTATCTGAGAAGTTAATGCCTCTTAGGGTACATCCTACAAATTTGGCACAGGTGAGAGTGGAAGCGCAAAAGCTTCCACCTTCCAGAACTAAATCTCTAAACTCTCTGAAGGAGAGGTCAACGTTCTCGTAGTTCATAAAGCTTTTGGCTTACACATATCTATGAGTTCTTGCACATCTTCCACCTGTTTGTACCTTCTCTTCACGGACTGCATCCTGTCTTCGTAGGTTTCCAGCTCAGCTTTGTAAAATACGCCTATAGGTACTGGAGCGTTCGGATCGTGATAGTGGTCAAGGTCATGGAAAGCAAGTTCAAGAGCCTTTCTGTAATCGGATGGGTCGTGTCCCTGCTCGTTTATGTCCTTCACCTTACCCTTATAGTACTGGAAGGTGTCCACTTTGTTAAAGGTGGGGCAGGGAGATATCACATTTACAAAGGAAAAGCCTTTATGCTGTATAGCTTGCTTTATCACCTCTGTCATGTGCTTGAGATTGCCCGCATAAGTCTGTGCAACAAAGGTGGCACCGTAGGAGAGCATGGTGGCTATGGGGTTTACAGGTCTGTCTATGGAGCCGTAAGGTGTTAGGGAGCCGTAAAGTCCTTCCCTTGAAGTTGGAGAAACTTGATTTTTGGTAAGACCATAAACCTGATTGTCCATACATATGACGGTTATGTCTATGTTTCTGCGTGCTGCGTGTGGGTTGTGTCCCGCGCCTATGGAGAAGAGGTCTCCGTCGCCCGTTTCCACTATGACGGTAAGGTCCGGCCTTGCCAGCTTTATGCCTACAGCTACTGGGATAGCTCTTCCGTGCAGTGAATGCACCGAGTAGTTTTTAACAAAGAGGGGAAGCCTTGAGGAACAACCTATACCGGATACGGAAACTATGTTTTCAGGCTTTAATCCAAGCTCCGAATAAGCTCTAGTTAGAGCCGCCACCACACCAAAATCACCGCATCCCGAACACCAGGTGGGTTCTACATCGCTCTTGTAGTCTGCAGGTTTTAAGTGAACTTCTAACATACTTACACCTCCTTTAAATTAGTCCGTAAGCCTTTTCGCCGTAAAGGTTTGCAGGTGTAAATTTGCCCTCCTCAATGTAAGAGTTCTCCAGTACATACTCTATAAACTCCTCTATCTCCCTCGGTATAAAGGGTTCTCCCCTGTATATGCAGTAGCTTATAGGTCTTATACGCGTTTCAGCCCTAAGCACAGTTGCAAGCTGACCGCTGTAGTTACTCTCAGGCATGATTATTCTCCTACAGCTTTTTGCAAAGTTTTCCAGTATATCCACCCTGAGTGGCCAGAGGAGCTTGGGATACAAGGCGTTTATTTTTCTACCTTTGCTCCTTAGTCTCTCAACAGCCTCCTTTGTAGCGGATGCGGTAAGACCCCAGGATATGATACCTATGTCAGCCTTCTCAAAGGGTGCATCCATCTCGTAAAACTTTTCCGCATCTTCCCTCAGGAGCTTTTCCATCTTCTTAAACCTTTTGTCCATCTGCCATGTTCTTATGTCAGGTCTGTTTCTTGGGTCTGAGTTTTCTTGACGCTCAAGCCCCGTTATGGCGTGTATGGCGTTGGGGTCTCCGGGTACACCCATAGGCGTTATGCCGTCCTCGGTAAAAAGGGCATACCTAAGAAATCTTCCAGCTCTTCTGAACTTACCCTCGGGGTCATCTTCTGCATTATAGACCCATCTGTTTATCACCTTAATGTCCTTTACCTTTGGAGTAGGGAAGGCTTCCGCTCTCAGAGAAAGGGATGCATCCGTCAGAACTATAACGGGTATCTGATACTTTTCCGCCAGATTGAAAGCCTCCACAGTAAGGTAAAAGCTCTCTTCCACATTGGTGGGAGCAAGCACTGCCCTTGGTATCTCACCGTGCCCTGAGTATATGGCGTGGTAGAGGTCTCCCTGTTCGTGCTTGGTAGGCATACCCGTTGCAGGTCCTACCCTCTGCACATCCACTATCACTATGGGAAGCTCCGTCATACCTGCGTAAGAGATAAACTCCGTCATAAGGCATAATCCCGGTCCGGAGGTGGCGGTCATAGCTTTTACGCCTGCAAAAGAAGCCCCTAAAGCCATACCGAGGGAGGCTATTTCATCCTCAGCTTGATAGAGCCAACCTCCCACCCTTATGAGGTCTTCTACTATGTAGTTTCCTACCGTCGTTGCCGGCGTTATGGGATAAGCTGCATAAAACTTACAGCCTGCCACCACCGCACCCTTGGCTATTGCCTGATTGCCCTCCATGATTACCACATCTTTTGGTTCCTTTGCAGGAGGGAAAAGGTATCCATCCAATTTCTTTATATTCTCCCTGACATAGTTTATACCCGTCTCCAGAGCCTTATAGTTTAGTTCTATTATCTCCTGTCCCTTTCTTAAAAACTTTGCTTTTATTGAGTCTTTTATAGACTGCACAGGTATATCAAACAGCCCACAGAGAACACCCAGAGCTATTACATTCTTTGTTATGTAAGCCTTCATTATGTCCTTTGCCAGATGGGAGAGGGGAACCGGATACATGACCACACCCTCGTGCTCCTCCGGCTCAAAATCCGAAGAGTCATAAACGAGCACCGTACCCGGCCTTAAATGCTTCCTGTTAAATTCGTAAGCCTCACCATTAAAACAGCACAGAATGTCAAAGCCATCTCCTGTTGTGTAAAGCTTTTTGTTGGAGACTCTGATGGTGGACTGGGCATACCCACCCTTTATCTCCGCGGGGAAGCTCTTAAAGTTAACCACATAATAACCAGCCCGTGCTGCAGATTCCGTCAAAAAATCCCCGGCGGATATAACACCTTCACCACCTTCACCACCTATTTTGATGGTCAAATCAAACGCCATAAGCTACCTCCTAACAGAAGAATAATTTAAAAAGTAAGCAATATTTTACCAGATTTAGATCATTACGATAAATATCATATCTTTTCCACTTGACAGCCTACTGTCTCATGCTAACTTTTTGTTAACTCAGAAGCAAGGAGGTAAAGCATGTCAATGGAAGTAGTTCCGGGACCTGCAGGTTATATACCAACACCACCTGCCTTTGAAGGCGTTGAGCTACCACCTCCGGGTAAGGCTCTTCTTTATGGAAAAATAGTGGACGAAGAGACCGCAATGAGGGAGGCAGCAAAGGCTATGCTCACTCGCAGAAATCCCACCATATTCCCGGGACCTTTAGTTCTCTGGGGATGGAATGCCAGCGCTATGGAGAAGGCAAAAGCGGTGCTGGAGCTGGCCATGGAGATACCCAACTGCAGGATAATACCCATGCCCGACTACAGACCCAAATATCCCAAGATAGACCCGGAGGCGGAGATAAACCCTAATCATCCCAACCTCACCATTCTTCACAACAAGATTGAGGCTGCTATATTTGTAGGTATACATTGTCACTATGCCAACCTGAGTTTGAGGATGATAAGAGCGGGTACTAACTGCTTTACCATAGCTCTCTGCGCGGAGATGGGACACGAAGATGCCATGGTTTCCCTCAGGGACCAGCACGCGGAAGAGATAAGAAGGTTCAGAGATGTGCTGGTTCAGGTGAGAGAGGAGCTTGGTATCAAGTGGGAGCCAAAGCTTCCACCTGAAAACCCATCGTTGCCACCAGAAAACTACGAAACCCTTTCCGTTGTAGATTACGGTGAATACTCTTACTTGCTCATACCCAGAAGGGGAGAGCATATAACAGAAAGTGAATAAAACTTTGGAGGTAGTAGCATGCCCGAGCAAAGAGTTGTAGATGCGGATTATCTTCTCTTAGAAGCACCAAGAGAGAGGAAGTTTATAACAGGCGCTCAGGCTATGGCGGAGGCTGTAAAGCGCGCCAATGTGGACATAGCCATAGCTTACCCGATTACTCCTCAGTCTGAGGTGATGCACTTAGTAGGTGATTTATGGGCTCAGGGATATCTCAAGGACTACTACAGGGCTGAAGAAGAGTACGGTGCCATGTCCGCCATAGCGGGAGCTGTTAGAGGTGGAGCAAGGGCTTTTTCTGCCACCTCTGGACCAGGGCTTTTGAGGGGTATTGAAGCTATAGCCTCCTGGCCAGGGCACAGAATACCCGCAGTTTTGGGAGTTCTCACCAGAGTGGTCAACGCACCCCTCTCCATACAGCCCGATAATGTGGAGATAGCTTACCTTCTCAACTGCGGTATGGTGGTGCTTCATGCAGAAAACCAGCAGGATGTTTTTGACTTTACCTTAGCAAGCTTTGTAATATCCGAGAAGGTGGATGTGTATATACCAGTAGCGGTGTGTACTGAGGGCTTTTTCGTCACCCACGCCAAGGGCTATGTTAACATGACCCCTGAGGATATGAAGCTACCTCCCAGAGACCCTTACAAGGCACCTGTACCCCCCACAGACTGCGAGATACCACCCGCAAGGATACAGAGGGACGCTCCGGTGCAGAAGTCCAACTTCATGAGCTACCTTATACACGCAGTGTGGCAGCAGGAGGTGTGGTCCTCCAACATAAGAGCCATGAAGTACATATACAAGTATCTGGGTGGACCCATAGAGGTGGTAAACCCCGACGCGGAGGTGTTTGTGGTAGCTTCTGGATGTGCTGCAGCGCAAGGAAGGGAAGCGGTGCGCTACGCACAGATGGAGGGTCTCAATGTGGGACTCGTGAAAGTAAAGTCCATAAGACCATTCCCAGAGAAGGAGATAAGAGAGGCTCTCTCCAAGGCTAAAGCGGTCATAGTGCCAGAACACAACATAGTAGGCTGGCTTGCCAGAGAGGTGAAGGCAGTCCTGCCCAACAACGACAGGGTTATAGGCGGACCCAGAGTCTATGGCGGTATGACCCTGCCGGTGGAGCTTATAATGGAGAAGGTCTACGATGCCTTTGGCATAAAGAAACAAAAGAAGGTTGTAGTATAAAAACTTTTAAGGAGGTAGAAAGATGGGTTTGGAATATGTAAGGATATCACCGGGCTTTGAGAGATACATGCCCAAAGACTACGTGGACTTGGTCAAGTACGGGCAGTTTGGCAGGCAGATGGATGTCCAGCAACTGGGTCAGTTCAAAGAGCTGGTGGAAGAGCATCCCATGTGCGCGGGATGCTTCATGGCTTACTTCATAAGGGTGTTCTACGCAGCTCTTCCCAATCCAGAAGATACAATAGTGATAGGCACAGCAGGCTGTGCCAGACTGGCTCTTTCTCAGGCAGCAGTCCCCTTTATATACGGCAACTACGGAGACACCAATGCGGTGGCCTCCGGACTCAAGAGAGCTCTCACCATACGTTTCCCCGACAAGGTCAAGGATGTGGTGGTAATGGCTGGCGACGGTGGTCTTATTGACATAGGCTTTGGCATGACCATGCACTCCTGGTTCAGGCGCGAGAAGTTCACCACCATCATGGTAGACAACGAGGTTTACGGAAACACAGGTGGACAGGAAAGCGGTATGTCTCCTAAGGGAGTCCAGCTCAAGATGGCACCTAAAGGCAAGCAGTTTGACAAGATAAACGCTGTGGAGCTGGCAAAAGTAGCTGGATGCGTTTATGTGGCAAAGCTCGCTCCTACCAATCCCAAGAGGATAGCCAAGACCATAAGGAGAGCTGTGCTGGCGGCAAGGCACTTTGGACCTACCTTTATCCACGCCTACACCTCCTGCAACATAGAGTACTCCATACCCACCGAAAAGGTGCTGGAAGATGCAAGGAAGAGAGAAAAGCAAGACTTTGGTTTCTACGAGTGGATGACGGATGAGGTAAAAGAGTACTTTGAAGAGTTAGAAAGGAAGCCAGAGGAGGTAAGAACATGAAACGCTATAATATAAGAATAGCAGGCGTTGGTGGGCAGGGAGTTGTCACCTCTGCCCACATTCTTGGTAATGCCATGTCCGCGGCAGGAAAGTACGCCACTCTTGTCCCCTTTTTCGGCTCTGAAAAGAGAATGGCACCGGTTGAAGCGTATGTGAGAGTCTCAGACCAGCCCATATACGAGGTGGGTGAGGTGGTCTACCCCAACGTGATAATGATATACCACCCCCAAGTTATAACTCACGGCAAGTCTTACACCATGCCCTTTTATTCAGGTCTTAAAGAGAACGGCCTTGTGATAATAAACACGGACGCGGACATAATACCCGAAGAAGACTGGAAGATACTCAATGACCTAAACACAAGGGTTCATATGTTCCCTGCCACCAAACTGGCACTTGAGATAGCCGGCACCGAGCTTGCCACCAACATGGCTATGATAGGTCTCTTCTTTGGCATCACAAAGCTTGTGGGCTTTGAACACATAGAGCAGGCTGTAAGAGAGAGATTCCTAGGTAATACCTTCGTGGCTTCTGGGGGTACCACAGCCCTTGACAGCGCCATAGAGAAGAAGTTCAAAAAGAAGATGGAGCTACTTGAAAAGAACATGCAGGTCATAAGAGAAGCCTTTAAGATAGCGGAGGAGCGTGGCTGGGTAGAGGAAGAGGCTTACACTTCTTAAGGAGGTTGGCTGAGGTATGTACTATGTGGCTGATGTAAACGAAACAGACTGCGCCAAATATAACTGCAAGCAGTGCGTGCTTTTCTGTCCTGAGCCTAACACGCTTATGTACCACGACTCCAAGCATGTGGCTTGGGTCAATTACTCCAGATGTAAAGGCTGTGCCATATGTGTGTATGTGTGTTCTGACCTCCTCAAAAGAAACTGCATACAGATGGTTATGGTGACTGCAGGAGACTGATATGATGGAAGAAAAGTTCAGAGACCTTGCGGAGGAAGTCAAAAAGAGCATGGCTAATCCAGATATTGACATGGAGCTCTGCTTTCCCAGCGAGGCGGACGAGGGATGCGAGCTCAAAAAGTACCCTTACCTTAGGGTCAGGTACATAGTGGAAGGGCATGATGTGTATGAAAAAGAGATAGACATAGACCCGGAGTACTGGGAAAAGGACGTAAAAGACCTTGCCAACTTCATAACCTTCCAGATACAGCAGTTCATGGAGGAGATAGACTCGGTAGAGTACGGCGGAGAGTAGCTCATGCTTTCTGCCTTCGTGATAACGGGCTTTCTGGGAAGCGGCAAGACTACTCTTCTGATGAACTCTGTAAGGGAGCACCTGAAAAACAGAAGGATAGCCATAATAGTCAACGAGTTTGGAGAGGTAGGAGTTGATGGGAAAATACTAAAAAACGCTTACTCTCAGGTGCTGGAGCTTCCAGAAGGCTGCATATGTTGCACCCTTCACGCGGAGTTTGAGAAGGCTCTCTGGGAAATAAGACAGAAGTATGACCCTGAGGTGCTTCTGGTGGAGACTTCCGGTGCAGCCGAACCCTTCCCTGTGATGCTCAGCCTCCAGAGTCTGGGATGCACCGTAGAAGGTGTAATGTGCCTCATAGATGCCTATAACTTTGAAAAGTATTCACACGAGCCTACCACAAGGCACCAGATAGGAAGCTCCAACATGCTGGTTCTTAACAAAACGGACCTGGTGGACGAGGAGAAGCTAAAAAGCGTAGAGCAGGAAGTGGTTCGCATATGGCACTCCTACAGGCTCAAAAACCTCTTTACGGGTGAGCCTGTATTCAGAGACTTTAAACTCTACAAAACCAGCTACGGAAAGCTACCTGTGGAAGTCTTTGAGGGCATCTTTGCGCTAAAAGCGAAGCTGGAAGCTCCCGAAGAAGACTACCACCAGCACCACCTTGAGCATCAGGTCCTTTACTTTGACCAGCCTTTGGAGTATGAAAAGCTTGTGAGCCTGCTGGAGAGTTTTCCCAAAGAAGTGTTCAGAGCTAAAGGTGTAGTAAGAGTAAAAGAGGTTCCGCAGGCTCTCGTGGTTAACTACGCCTTTGGTGGTCTGGACCTTAGCCAGACACTTCCCGACTATCAGGGTAAATCCTTCCTGGTGGTAATCAAAAAATCTGACAACTGAAGGAGGAGGCGCATGCTTCTGGAAGCTATAGCTATTTCCCTGCCAGCTCTGTCTGCTATATCTTCCCTTTTTCTGGAGAAAAGGCTCTATGCGAGGCTTAGCACCATTGCTACAGGCATTTCTTTTCTTCTGAGCCTGCTGATTTTGTTGCTGGGAAGAGGCTCGGCAGATATTCCGCTCCTGAGGTTTGACGGGCTTGGAAGTCTTCTGGCTTCTTACATACTGCTGGTCAGCCTTGTGATACACAAATATTCAGAAAACTACATGAAGGACGAGCAAGGATACAGAAGGTACTTCTTTCTCCTTGACAT
The DNA window shown above is from Hydrogenobacter thermophilus TK-6 and carries:
- a CDS encoding DUF29 domain-containing protein is translated as MRTLSKEELKELYDKDFPLWVEINLQLLKEKAYDLVDWENLLEEIEDMGRSDLKACISYLAVILEHLYKWDNFKNLAGGEDVGSTWIKSIRNARKEILKVFDMYPSLRSKLPLELTTAWKHARRELEYWLEDNDYDPEKFNIPEKCPYTYEEAMSRDLKKELKGSS
- a CDS encoding pentapeptide repeat-containing protein, translated to MNYENVDLSFREFRDLVLEGGSFCASTLTCAKFVGCTLRGINFSDSFLGEAVFENCILEECTFNHANLQRAKFIKCTLTKSSFFGAFMGQVRFQECLIDGCDLSDCQIPDGEFRKTIISNSSFERSFVKSSTFEDALLKSVNVSHADLRKVSFINTTFDHIKDEGSIFYGKKPWSGKSSSKSWDEFESYGFD
- a CDS encoding 2-oxoacid:ferredoxin oxidoreductase subunit beta; the encoded protein is MLEVHLKPADYKSDVEPTWCSGCGDFGVVAALTRAYSELGLKPENIVSVSGIGCSSRLPLFVKNYSVHSLHGRAIPVAVGIKLARPDLTVIVETGDGDLFSIGAGHNPHAARRNIDITVICMDNQVYGLTKNQVSPTSREGLYGSLTPYGSIDRPVNPIATMLSYGATFVAQTYAGNLKHMTEVIKQAIQHKGFSFVNVISPCPTFNKVDTFQYYKGKVKDINEQGHDPSDYRKALELAFHDLDHYHDPNAPVPIGVFYKAELETYEDRMQSVKRRYKQVEDVQELIDMCKPKAL
- a CDS encoding 2-oxoacid:acceptor oxidoreductase subunit alpha produces the protein MAFDLTIKIGGEGGEGVISAGDFLTESAARAGYYVVNFKSFPAEIKGGYAQSTIRVSNKKLYTTGDGFDILCCFNGEAYEFNRKHLRPGTVLVYDSSDFEPEEHEGVVMYPVPLSHLAKDIMKAYITKNVIALGVLCGLFDIPVQSIKDSIKAKFLRKGQEIIELNYKALETGINYVRENIKKLDGYLFPPAKEPKDVVIMEGNQAIAKGAVVAGCKFYAAYPITPATTVGNYIVEDLIRVGGWLYQAEDEIASLGMALGASFAGVKAMTATSGPGLCLMTEFISYAGMTELPIVIVDVQRVGPATGMPTKHEQGDLYHAIYSGHGEIPRAVLAPTNVEESFYLTVEAFNLAEKYQIPVIVLTDASLSLRAEAFPTPKVKDIKVINRWVYNAEDDPEGKFRRAGRFLRYALFTEDGITPMGVPGDPNAIHAITGLERQENSDPRNRPDIRTWQMDKRFKKMEKLLREDAEKFYEMDAPFEKADIGIISWGLTASATKEAVERLRSKGRKINALYPKLLWPLRVDILENFAKSCRRIIMPESNYSGQLATVLRAETRIRPISYCIYRGEPFIPREIEEFIEYVLENSYIEEGKFTPANLYGEKAYGLI
- a CDS encoding carbon monoxide dehydrogenase beta subunit family protein, with protein sequence MSMEVVPGPAGYIPTPPAFEGVELPPPGKALLYGKIVDEETAMREAAKAMLTRRNPTIFPGPLVLWGWNASAMEKAKAVLELAMEIPNCRIIPMPDYRPKYPKIDPEAEINPNHPNLTILHNKIEAAIFVGIHCHYANLSLRMIRAGTNCFTIALCAEMGHEDAMVSLRDQHAEEIRRFRDVLVQVREELGIKWEPKLPPENPSLPPENYETLSVVDYGEYSYLLIPRRGEHITESE
- a CDS encoding transketolase C-terminal domain-containing protein, encoding MPEQRVVDADYLLLEAPRERKFITGAQAMAEAVKRANVDIAIAYPITPQSEVMHLVGDLWAQGYLKDYYRAEEEYGAMSAIAGAVRGGARAFSATSGPGLLRGIEAIASWPGHRIPAVLGVLTRVVNAPLSIQPDNVEIAYLLNCGMVVLHAENQQDVFDFTLASFVISEKVDVYIPVAVCTEGFFVTHAKGYVNMTPEDMKLPPRDPYKAPVPPTDCEIPPARIQRDAPVQKSNFMSYLIHAVWQQEVWSSNIRAMKYIYKYLGGPIEVVNPDAEVFVVASGCAAAQGREAVRYAQMEGLNVGLVKVKSIRPFPEKEIREALSKAKAVIVPEHNIVGWLAREVKAVLPNNDRVIGGPRVYGGMTLPVELIMEKVYDAFGIKKQKKVVV
- a CDS encoding thiamine pyrophosphate-dependent enzyme, whose amino-acid sequence is MGLEYVRISPGFERYMPKDYVDLVKYGQFGRQMDVQQLGQFKELVEEHPMCAGCFMAYFIRVFYAALPNPEDTIVIGTAGCARLALSQAAVPFIYGNYGDTNAVASGLKRALTIRFPDKVKDVVVMAGDGGLIDIGFGMTMHSWFRREKFTTIMVDNEVYGNTGGQESGMSPKGVQLKMAPKGKQFDKINAVELAKVAGCVYVAKLAPTNPKRIAKTIRRAVLAARHFGPTFIHAYTSCNIEYSIPTEKVLEDARKREKQDFGFYEWMTDEVKEYFEELERKPEEVRT
- a CDS encoding 2-oxoacid:acceptor oxidoreductase family protein, whose product is MKRYNIRIAGVGGQGVVTSAHILGNAMSAAGKYATLVPFFGSEKRMAPVEAYVRVSDQPIYEVGEVVYPNVIMIYHPQVITHGKSYTMPFYSGLKENGLVIINTDADIIPEEDWKILNDLNTRVHMFPATKLALEIAGTELATNMAMIGLFFGITKLVGFEHIEQAVRERFLGNTFVASGGTTALDSAIEKKFKKKMELLEKNMQVIREAFKIAEERGWVEEEAYTS
- a CDS encoding CobW family GTP-binding protein codes for the protein MLSAFVITGFLGSGKTTLLMNSVREHLKNRRIAIIVNEFGEVGVDGKILKNAYSQVLELPEGCICCTLHAEFEKALWEIRQKYDPEVLLVETSGAAEPFPVMLSLQSLGCTVEGVMCLIDAYNFEKYSHEPTTRHQIGSSNMLVLNKTDLVDEEKLKSVEQEVVRIWHSYRLKNLFTGEPVFRDFKLYKTSYGKLPVEVFEGIFALKAKLEAPEEDYHQHHLEHQVLYFDQPLEYEKLVSLLESFPKEVFRAKGVVRVKEVPQALVVNYAFGGLDLSQTLPDYQGKSFLVVIKKSDN